A part of Carettochelys insculpta isolate YL-2023 chromosome 1, ASM3395843v1, whole genome shotgun sequence genomic DNA contains:
- the TMEM39A gene encoding transmembrane protein 39A gives MPGGRRGPSRQQLSRSALPSLQTLVGGSCGNGTGLRNRNGSAISLSAPPITALITPEPVRHCRIPDLPLDGSLLFEFLFFIYLLVALFIQYINIYKTVWWYPYSHPASCTSLNFHLIDYHLAAFITVMLARRLVWALISEASQVGATSVIHYMALIMARLVLLTLCGWALCWTLVNLFRSHSVLNLLFLGYPFGVYVPLCCFHQDSRAQPLPTDCSYLVQDQMVDDGTSGVGSLVKPKDFLSLLRESLKEQFNNPTAIPTHSCPLSPDLIRNEVECLKADFNRRIKEVLFNSLFSAYYVAFLPLCFVKSTQYYDMRWSCEHLIMVWINAFVMLTTQLLPPKYCDLLHRSAAHLGKWQKLEHGSYSNAPQHIWSESTIWPQGVLVRHSRCLYKAVGPYNVAVPSDVSHARFYFLFHRPLRLLNLLILIEGSVVCYQLYSLLRSEKWNHTLSMALILFCNYYVLFKLLRDRIVLGRAYSYPLNSYGLKAH, from the exons ATGCCCGGTGGAAGGAGGGGACCCAGTCGGCAGCAGCTAAGCCGTTCAGCTTTGCCCTCTCTCCAGACTTTGGTTGGCGGGAGCTGTGGCAACGGCACTGGTCTGAGAAACCG GAATGGTAGTGCGATCAgcctctcagcccctcccatCACAGCCCTGatcaccccagagcctgtgcgTCACTGCCGGATCCCTGACCTGCCACTGGACGGGAGCCTTCTCTTCGAATTCCTCTTCTTCATCTACCTGCTGGTGGCCCTCTTTATTCAGTACATCAACATCTACAAGACTGTCTGGTGGTATCCCtacagccaccctgcctcctgcacctctctg AATTTTCACCTCATTGATTACCACCTGGCAGCATTCATCACGGTGATGCTGGCACGGAGGCTGGTGTGGGCCCTCATCTCTGAG GCCTCTCAGGTGGGCGCAACATCAGTGATTCACTACATGGCACTGATCATGGCGCGCCTGGTGCTGCTCACGCTGTGCGGTTGGGCGCTCTGCTGGACTCTGGTCAATCTCTTCCGCAGCCACTCTGTGCTCAACCTCCTCTTCTTGGGCTACCC GTTCGGTGTCTATGTtcccctctgctgcttccaccaaGACAGCAGAGCGCAGCCGCTCCCAACAGACTGCAGCTACCTGGTGCAGGATCAGATGGTGGATGACGGTACCTCAGGCGTCGGCAGCCTGGTCAAACCCAAAGACTTCCTCTCACTCCTGCGGGAGTCCCTGAAAGAACAGTTCAATAACCCTACGGCCATCCCCACCCACAGTTGTCCCCTCTCTCCCGACCTCATCCGCAATGAGGTGGAGTGCCTGAAAGCGGACTTCAACCGCAGGATCAAGGAGGTTCTCTTCAACTCCCTCTTCAGTGCCTACTACGTGGCCTTCCTGCCGCTGTGCTTCGTGAAG AGCACCCAGTACTACGACATGCGCTGGTCCTGCGAGCACCTCATCATGGTGTGGATCAACGCTTTCGTTATGCtcaccacacagctgctgccccccaagTACTGCGACCTGCTGCACAGATCGGCCGCCCACCTGGGCAAGTGGCAGAAGCTGGAACACGGCTCCTATAGCAACGCCCCGCAGCACAT ctGGTCGGAAAGTACAATCTGGCCCCAGGGCGTGCTGGTGCGACACAGTCGATGCCTGTACAAGGCGGTAGGGCCTTATAACGTAGCAGTGCCTTCAGACGTCTCCCACGCCCGCTTTTAT TTCCTCTTTCACCGCCCATTACGGCTGCTCAACCTGCTTATCCTCATTGAAGGCAGTGTGGTCTGCTACCAGCTGTACTCCCTGCTGCGCTCAGAGAAGTGGAACCACACCCTCTCCATGGCCCTGATCCTCTTCTGCAACTACTATGTCTTATTTAAGCTCCTCCGGGACCGGATAGTATTGGGCAGGGCCTACTCCTACCCCCTCAACAGCTACGGACTCAAGGCACATTAA